NNNNNNNNNNNNNNNNNNNNNNNNNNNNNNNNNNNNNNNNNNNNNNNNNNNNNNNNNNNNNNNNNNNNNNNNNNNNNNNNNNNNNNNNNNNNNNNNNNNNNNNNNNNNNNNNNNNNNNNNNNNNNNNNNNNNNNNNNNNNNNNNNNNNNNNNNNNNNNNNNNNNNNNNNNNNNNNNNNNNNNNNNNNNNNNNNNNNNNNNNNNNNNNNNNNNNNNNNNNNNNNNNNNNNNNNNNNNNNNNNNNNNNNNNNNNNNNNNNNNNNNNNNNNNNNNNNNNNNNNNNNNNNNNNNNNNNNNNNNNNNNNNNNNNNNNNNNNNNNNNNNNNNNNNNNNNNNNNNNNNNNNNNNNNNNNNNNNNNNNNNNNNNNNNNNNNNNNNNNNNNNNNNNNNNNNNNNNNNNNNNNNNNNNNNNNNNNNNNNNNNNNNNNNNNNNNNNNNNNNNNNNNNNNNNNNNNNNNNNNNNNNNNNNNNNNNNNNNNNNNNNNNNNNNNNNNNNNNNNNNNNNNNNNNNNNNNNNNNNNNNNNNNNNNNNNNNNNNNNNNNNNNNNNNNNNNNNNNNNNNNNNNNNNNNNNNNNNNNNNNNNNNNNNNNNNNNNNNNNNNNNNNNNNNNNNNNNNNNNNNNNNNNNNNNNNNNNNNNNNNNNNNNNNNNNNNNNNNNNNNNNNNNNNNNNNNNNNNNNNNNNNNNNNNNNNNNNNNNNNNNNNNNNNNNNNNNNNNNNNNNNNNNNNNNNNNNNNNNNNNNNNNNNNNNNNNNNNNNNNNNNNNNNNNNNNNNNNNNNNNNNNNNNNNNNNNNNNNNNNNNNNNNNNNNNNNNNNNNNNNNNNNNNNNNNNNNNNNNNNNNNNNNNNNNNNNNNNNNNNNNNNNNNNNNNNNNNNNNNNNNNNNNNNNNNNNNNNNNNNNNNNNNNNNNNNNNNNNNNNNNNNNNNNNNNNNNNNNNNNNNNNNNNNNNNNNNNNNNNNNNNNNNNNNNNNNNNNNNNNNNNNNNNNNNNNNNNNNNNNNNNNNNNNNNNNNNNNNNNNNNNNNNNNNNNNNNNNNNNNNNNNNNNNNNNNNNNNNNNNNNNNNNNNNNNNNNNNNNNNNNNNNNNNNNNNNNNNNNNNNNNNNNNNNNNNNNNNNNNNNNNNNNNNNNNNNNNNNNNNNNNNNNNNNNNNNNNNNNNNNNNNNNNNNNNNNNNNNNNNNNNNNNNNNNNNNNNNNNNNNNNNNNNNNNNNNNNNNNNNNNNNNNNNNNNNNNNNNNNNNNNNNNNNNNNNNNNNNNNNNNNNNNNNNNNNNNNNNNNNNNNNNNNNNNNNNNNNNNNNNNNNNNNNNNNNNNNNNNNNNNNNNNNNNNNNNNNNNNNNNNNNNNNNNNNNNNNNNNNNNNNNNNNNNNNNNNNNNNNNNNNNNNNNNNNNNNNNNNNNNNNNNNNNNNNNNNNNNNNNNNNNNNNNNNNNNNNNNNNNNNNNNNNNNNNNNNNNNNNNNNNNNNNNNNNNNNNNNNNNNNNNNNNNNNNNNNNNNNNNNNNNNNNNNNNNNNNNNNNNNNNNNNNNNNNNNNNNNNNNNNNNNNNNNNNNNNNNNNNNNNNNNNNNNNNNNNNNNNNNNNNNNNNNNNNNNNNNNNNNNNNNNNNNNNNNNNNNNNNNNNNNNNNNNNNNNNNNNNNNNNNNNNNNNNNNNNNNNNNNNNNNNNNNNNNNNNNNNNNNNNNNNNNNNNNNNNNNNNNNNNNNNNNNNNNNNNNNNNNNNNNNNNNNNNNNNNNNNNNNNCCCACCCCACTCCCACTCCCTCTTCCTCTCCCTCGTCCCCTCCTCTCTGAAACtgaagaaattgaaattgaaagaaaaaaaacccTAGCCACCCACAGCCACCTAACCCGTGGCCACCGCAGCCCCCACAGCCCCGCATCGTTGTCATCGCCGAacccttctctcccttctctctctatcGCCTTCTTTGTCTCTCTGTTGCCGGTCCTCGCCGTGGGTCGTCATCGTCGCTTCTCCTCTCCTCGCTGTGGCTTGGCGTCGCCGCTTCTCCACTCCTTGTCGTGGGTCATCATTGCTTCTCCCTTTCTCCCCAGCGTCGTTTCTGCTTCTCCCATCCTCGTTGTTTATGCGTCTCTTCTCCACACCGTGCCTCGCCGTTATTGCTTCTCTTTTCCGTGTGGTGTCTCCCAATCGCAGTTTATCTCCggccaaaattttcaaattttcaacccTCATGTCTCAAGTCTCAGACTAACTCTCTCTGACTCTATTCATCTGAAATCTGAAGTTTATTATGAATATACATATGTATTATTGATGATTCTGAGTTTTGagatattaatttttgaatttttatttgatttctgTGTTGATGAGTTATAAATtcaattgtttaatttattaattctgcTGAGATTGATTTTTAAATCCAATCTGTTGTACTTGTTATTTTGGTGAATTGTTTTGCTGTTattgatttaaaataaaaacattgCCACAATTATATCTTGTGTTGTTTATGATGATTTATTCTAATTTTGGATTGGTGATTCTGGTTGCTGATTTTCAATCCAATCTGTTGTACTTGTTATTTTGGTGAATTGTTTTACTGttattgattcaaaataaaagcaTTGCCACAATTCTATCTTGTGTTGTTTATGCTGATTTATTCTGATTTTGGATTGGTGATTCTGGTTGCTGATTTTCAATCCAATCTGTTGTACTTGTTATTTTGGTGAATTTTTTTGCTATTgttgattcaaaataaaagcaTTGCCACAATTCTATCTTGTGTTGTTTATGCTGATTTATTCTGATTTTGGATTGGTGACTGTGGTTGCTGATTTTCTGATTCTGAATTGTTGATGGTGTTATGGTGCATGCTTCATTGCATTGTGCTGGATGgctgaaatttttttaattttgagatGTTTATGGTTGATTCTGACTGCTTTGCTTATGctggaattttttatttatacttttttactatattttgttgttgattatttgtgaatttttaataataaaaaattatgaaaaattatatatttctATTTATCTTCTTAGGCATTATTAGTACatgaaaatttcaaatttcaactcaaGATATGGTCCATGGTCTAAGACTTAACATAATGGGAATCTTTTTTGCTTTGGCTCTCTATCCGTATGTATCATTATTATTCACTAGTCACTACAAAGTACAAACCAATTTATTTCTATCTATGCAACTATCTCTCTAACCCTACACTCTCATTTAACTTTGCTTTTGGTTCCATTCTACCATGAAAAACGTATACAGAGAGAGTGAGTTCACAATAACTCCACTTTCAAGTCCCAACCATTATACAAGAAAGAAACAACAATTATTTTTAGTTATatctataaataaaattaaataatcaaagGTTATGCTTTCTTCTTTTGAAATCCCCCAAGAGATTCCCCTTCTCTTTTCAACTGCTAAGGTCACTTAGCACTAAATAAATTAAAGATGCAATTTCCTTCCCCTTCTGCTTTTTTGGATAGTAGTGGATACATACAATACTatacttaaataaataaataaaacaagatAAGGTTGAATCGTtgaacatgaatgtgatgaacagaaTGCAAGCTAAGTCTTTATTGATCTAGAGTACTTAGTGTTTAGAagtgagaagatatttttgagaaTGAATTCAAAATTACTAAACATATATATCTTGACAGATATTCGATTTGACAAAGAAGATTAGATTTGTTTAAGTTAAAACAATCACACGCGCAACTTGCCAATGCCCCCTATCTTGTTCTTaataaagaaaatatatattttaggtaagtttgtttgattattttaaaaagaCAAATTTTAGTTAAATACATTTTTTAAGCATCACCCTTCCTTCACTAGCTTAGCTTGCATATTCTTTGCATTTGATAGGATCAAGTATTTTTGCTACTTCATTTtctgattattttttatttcacatCTAATGGATCGGAGCAAAGAATTATCACAATGAGTAATAGTAAGTCACTTTTAAaggttttaattaattaatactaatagCTTTTAATTGAAAATTGTTATTTATTGCCCTTTGTTTCATCTCATTAGGGTGCAATGGATGTTGACTCGGAACCACTCAGTTCACAAGACAACATAGAAGATTGCATGATGACTGGTGTGAAAGAAAATGTTAACTGCACTTGTGATTGCGGTGTCAGCAGTAGTAAGTGTGTGTCTGTGATGGCTGATGATATAACCAGACCTTTGAAACATCAGATGCAGCTTATAATTTGTATGTACGTTATGCGAGGTGTCTCGGATTTGGAGTTTTCAAGGGTGATACAGCACATGGAAGAGATGGAACATAGTGCAGAAGGAGGTTTTTTTGCAGCAAGGAAGGAAAGAGGGCCGAGAAATACATATCTAGTTCAAGTAGGAAAAGGGAGCATAGAGCGCTGACTCACACTGGTTGTGAAGTCATGCTTGCGGTGTATTTTGACACCAAAACTTTGACTTGGAGGGTTAAAAAATTAGTCGAGAACCACAACCACGATCTTGTCCCACAATGCTTGGTACACCTAATTCCAAACCGCCGAAGGTTGACTGAGGTACAAAAAGTTCAGGCAAATACCATGCATGATCATGGTCTTCCAACCTCTAAAATAATAGGATTAATGGTAGGCCAAGCCGATGGTTATGCCAATGTCGGGTTCACAAAGAAGGACCTAGATAATCACTTTCAAAGAACTCGCCGTGCAAAgctcattggtggggattccaaTGCGACGATTAGCTATCTACTTGGGAAAGCCGATGTCGACCCAATGGCCATGGCAAGGTACAGTGCTACTGATGAAGGTTGGATGGCAAATTTATTTTGGGCAGACGAAATCTGTAGTTCCAATTATTAGTGCTTTGGAGATGTGCTTGCATTCGATACAACCTACCGGAAGAATAAGTACAGAAGGCCGTTGGTAATCTTCTCAGGTTGTAACCATCACCGCTAAACATGTATGTTTGGCTTTGCCTTGGTAGAGGACGAACGAACAGCAACATATACGTGGCTATTGCAAAACTTTCTAGAAGTCATGCTGAATAAGTCTCCCAGTGTTGTGGTCACAGACGGTGACGAAGCAATAAAGGCAGTGATTCGAGACATCTTTCCAGCTGCAAATCACCGATTATGTGGTTGGCACATTCAGAAGAATGTAATGGCaaacataaaaaacaaaaatttttccaATGACTTCTGAAGATTTTGTATGCTCCATGGCATTCGGATGAATTTGAAGAATATTGGGagaatatgataaaaaaaatatgggTTGGTGAAATATGAATGGGTTCTAAATGAATATGAGAAGAGGAAAAGTTGGACAAGCGCTTACTTGAGGGATAAATTCTGTACTGGATTTAGAACAACATCAAGGTGTAAGGCGATAAACAACTTCATCAAGATGTTTATTTGCATTTGCCAAAGTCTTCTAGAGTTGGTCCAAAATCTTGAACATGCTCTTAGGGACTATAGAAACAATGAATTAGTTTCTCAATTTAAGATGCTATATGGGGAGCCCGTTCTAACTACTGGGCTAGAAGCATTGGAGCTTTCTGCTGCCAATTTTTACACAAGGGAGATTCTTAGAGAAGTAAAAAGGAGATTTAAGGAGTGGTCGCATTAGATGTAATAAATGAGGAAAACATATCAACTACTGTTGCGTTAAAAGTTAAGGAGTGTGACAGGAGACAACATATAAATAACGTACTTTATGATCGCAATACTGAGCATATGGAGTGTGAATGTAGTCAGTGGAGTAGTGAAGGCATTCCTTGTAGCCACATGTTTTGTGCAATGAAAATGGTAGGTTTACAGAAGTTGCCAGATAGTCTTCTTTTGAAAAGATGGTCGAAGGATACCAAGAAGTATCTAGATGAAAGTTCTGCTGGAGGCACTACGCAAgacagagaaagagaatttttaaTGCGCTATGGCGCATTGTCAGTGGCAGCTACGTGGATGGTATTCTTAGGAGCTTAAGATGGTCCTTCTTTCCATGACACTATGAATGAAGTCTGTCATTGGACCCAAACACTAGAACAAAAATCTGGCTTGAAAAGACAAACAAGAGATTCTCCCACGCCAAACTTTGTTGGTGACCCTTCAGTGGTCAAGACAAAAGGAGCACCCAAGGGAAAAAAGGATAGGGGTAAACGGAGATGCACTAAATGCAACAGTGCTGGTCTTGTAAAGAATAAATGTCCTGTGAGGAATGACGGTGACGATTTGGGTGATAAGACTGGTAGTGGCACGCAAGCTAGCTTTGCTACTGAAGAGGTCAGTAAGATACAATATTGCATTAGTGGTTACTTGAATTAAAATAAACTGGTAACCTCTATGTTGTAGTTATACTTGATAGCAATTTTGACTCCATGTATTATTTTTTCATAGGAGCTTCCCAAGGACCCTATGGCTTCTCAAGAGACATTAGTAGTGCCAAATACAGAAGTAAATGCATTTGTGCAGCAAGAATGTGGGCTAGGTGATTCAGGATTGATTAATAGCCATGAAACTCCCATCCCACTGTATGGAAGTCATCAGTGCCTATTACAGGTATAAATAATAAGAGATGAATAATTGCATTATTGAAACTTAGTGTTTTGGTAAGTTTTAAACTATTTGAAATCAAATTATGATTCGCTGAAGTCCTTTTTATTTCTCTCAAATTTGTTTGTGCTGTGGAGAACAGGTTGTACAACAAGGACATTATTCGAAGTTCAATGGGATGCAGTAGCATGTACTTGTATATACTCATGAGAGTATAGTTTAAGATGTTATTTAAATTCTTGGATTTCAAATAGTAGTGCTTTGAGGttgatataaattttttataattaaatttttagatATTTATCATAACTTGTCATCGTTACACTCAGCTAAAATGTGCAGAAGGattcaataatttttatttatatagttAAAATTATTGTTGATTCTTATTCATGCTATAATTCAAAAGGGTCTCTTCTTGGTTCTTATTCATGCTAAAATGCATGCTAAAATTCTGTTTGATTTACGAAATGCATGGAAAAATTATTATAACTATAATATACCTTCCATGGTTGATGTCTCAACAAGTATCAATCTGTGTGCTAAAGGAAAAGATGATTTGGAACCTGTGTTATCTTCCTGAGAAAAAGAGAGTATTGGAGTAGCAAATGATAAATGCATATTTTTTTTGTCTGAGTAATATATTAGGAAATAGGATGATACTATCTTATTGCGTCGTTCCTAGGCTTGCAAGCTGAATTTGTTGCATTAGATGTTATACTGCTAAACTGTGGCATTAAAGCAGTCAATAGTAGCTGATATCGGTTTAGTTACTCTAGTAATAGAGGGAGTTAGTGATACTTAAGAGAGCCATAGCAAAATATTTTTATCAGTGAGGTCTTTGCAAATGCACCTTTCTTCATCTCAGCAGAGGTTGTCGGTGCTTTGGATGCAAGGTAAATATATTAAAGATTGCACTCATGTATGATTTCCTCTATTTTGATGTTAATTTTCAAGTTTTTCATTTTCAGCAAAAATGATGACTACAAAGAGATAACTGTTCCAGCTGGAGAAACTTATAAGGTATATTTACAAGTCCTGGAAAATATCTTCATTTCTATTTTTCCCTTAATTGTGACAGCTGCTTATTTTCTTTTTGCATCTGATCATCTTTTTGAAATGTAGGAATTAAAATTATATTGATACATATGTGAGTAGGTGAAAAAACTGCATAATTATCTGGTTGTGATCTAATTAAATTCATTTGCGCTTTAAAAGGTTGCATTTGAGGGGGACCTATAAAATTATAAACAACTGAAACAAAGTGATGAATATAAAACTATATTTGGCCATGTCAATATTTGTAGTATTCATTGGAGATAAGGAAAGGACAGTGATGAAAGACTAATGCAATCAATACTATCAATACGtagacaaaagaaaataaagaaatcttAGACAAGAGTAATGCAAATCTACTAAAAGCACAAAAATCCTAAAATGATCAGAGTTGCCATTATCATGGGTAGCTATCGACTAAGATGCTAGAAAGAAAAGGAAATCATGTGACTGACTTTgtgattcaattcaatttttcttttccaCAAAAACATGTGGcatctccttttttttctttcgagttcaaattttaaaatttaaaatccatATCATGTTACTGGACAGTTTCAGTTGAATCAATTGGACTTGTCTTTTCTTAGGTTTTGCTCTCAATAGACTCTGTAAACTCGTACATTGCTTTGGATTTTTACTAGTACAAGGAAATATAAACATGGTATTGCTACAGTACAACATTTTTTATTTGAAGAATTCATGATATTTTCCTTGCATTCGTATGAGGTGAAATTTCTGTTTTTTGTGGTTTATTGTCAGGATATTTGATTTAGTTTCGAGTTTTTAAGTCCTTCATGGTGGTTGATTGTTTTGGCACAGCTGATGTTACCGTACCGCCGCTACAAGTCTAATGGGTGGAAGCTCTAAGCTGATATGGGACAACACGTACTCAACCTTTTTTAAAAAGGTATGCAAATTTTGCTGCACTCATTTCATGTTGTTACACTTTTTTAATCTGATAATTTTTATTGCACTAAACGGGAATTTTGTTATGCGCATTATATGAGATGCAGGTAGTGCGATACAAGGTAGATTGTATACCACCAGTCACAAAGCCCGTGGAATCTTACTGAATCAAGGGAAGGTTATTCATTTTAATCTTGCTGTAAACAAAAATTTCCATTTCCGTTATATTCACTGCTGGATTAATAGGCATTAATATGTCTATTAATCCTCTTTTTATCTATTAAACGTGTGTAATAGTAACAACAGTGAGATTAATGAAGatgataattattttatatttttaattaaaagatcTTGGATCTAAGTTTTAGAAATAGTAAAAAATCTCGCTAACTcccattatatatatagatgtggAGGGTAAGGAAATATCTGCACACAATTTCTTTATTATTTAAAGCGGCATATTTTATTTGCTTATATTATGTGTATATCTTGTGATCGTATATGAAGATTGATCAAGAGAATTTATAGTTTAGAATTTAGGTTTTGTTTAGTTTCTGTTCCAGGATAATAGACCCAAGGACAATATTGGAAGATATAAATCAAATCTCTCTCTTTTGATTTTTGCTATAATGAATAGAGTTTAAAAAGTGCGTAAGTCTCATGTTTAGTTTAAACGACAAAACAAATGACTAAAATAAATTCTttttggttaaaaagaaaaaataaaaaatccaaatttttaataggttttttttttcctttttgctcATCTTATGTAGATTTTTTTTGAGGATCAACAAAGGTCAATTCTATATATTTTGGTAATTAAAGTTTTAATACTATGTCATAATATATTTTGTTTCAAAAGTTCAAATTTATAGATAAAAGTAcatgagttgtcaaaaatgtttATTTATATACTCACTGAGTCTGAAATGTTGCTGCAAATTGCAACATATATTAGTCGGCAAAAAATGTGGATATGTTCAACTCTTAATCTGGCAAATCTCTTgtaaattttcataaataaaaataacatctaTGAAAAAAGTTTATGAAGTTGTATCCTCATTACAGGAACTAGGTAACATGCGAAAACAACTCATAAAAAATGCATTCCTTATTTGATATTTTATAATGAAcctgtcaattgcatattctttTTTGTGCAATGCTTGTAACTCTTATGCTAACTAAAACACCCCTGGCCTGCTGATGGGAACAACAATTTGTACATCATAGGAAACAGGGGTGATTGGCTGCTATATAGCTAGCTTTTATGACCCTTATATTGAGTAGAACATACAATTAAATGCAAACCGTTGATAAAATTCAACAATCACTCACAAAGGGCAAAGTTTGAATATGAAACAGCACGTACATCAATTAACTGAAATAAATCATTATCAATAGAAAGATCCACATATATTTGAATAGTCCAAAAGAAATAAGTGCAAGATATAAAGATAGCTTGTATttcaaagaaaattaaaatgatcTAATTCAATCCATAACTACTAATAACAAGCAACTAAAATCCTAAGTTTGCAGGACAAACTGCTGCATCTTTTTATTCCAATCAGTGACAACAAGCTCCACTATGATATCCTGCTTCGAGTTATTAAAGTCATTCACCAAATCCATAGTCAGGCACATCCTTGTGTAATCATTGACAACCTAACAGACAGTAACAATGATATCACATAATGGAATAAACATAACTTTATTATCGAGGCTCCAAAAGCGATTGAGGTGCATCCATTGAGCGACCCAAATACCACAGTCATTCCTTTGCCACAATTCAATGCACATATTAAGGAAGCAATATAACAAAAGAACAAACAGCCAGAAAATCGAATTTATACTTTGAAAAATGGTATATTTAAACTTACAATTTGGCAGATTGTTGTGGGACAGCTGGCTCATTGAATTTATACTTAGAAAATTGAATGTTTCTAAAGGAAAGTGTTTCACCGAAGTTCTTGTTGGATAAAAAATTTTCAAGGTAATTTAACACATTGTTAATGACACTCTTACGCTCTGTCATTAATGTGCACTTTTTGAAAGAGTCCAGATATCTCACGGTCTCGTTAAGTAAATCAACCACTATGAGAAACCAATGGCCATTGAGGTAAACTGGTACAAAAATCTACAACAACATTTGAAAAATAACCTTAACTAAAAACAGCCATGAAATATTATTATACGAATTAATTGAAAGTTTGATAAAATTAACGAACCTTGTGTAAACTGGCAAGGTCTCCCATGAAGTTATCCTTGATCACTACTACATTCTGAACATTTGGTAACATTTATTGCTTAACATTTGTAAAAGTGTTAgtgattattataaaattatatataaggtAACATTTATaatgaaatgttagtaaatatatataatttttttaaaaaacttcaAAAATGTTAGCTATTCCTATAACACTCTCTGCAAATCAAATCAGAGACCTAACCTAACGGCTGGGATGGAAGAAAGATCGGGAGCTTGCTAGCGCTCTCAATCTCACTCCAAATTTTGTTCTTCTTCGCACTCTCTCGCTCTCAATCTCACTGGCGCTCTCAATCATGCTCCTCCGCTCTTTGAATCTCTCTCTCATTTTAACAACTTCTAAGGTTGGGTTTGTTATTCTCTGTTTTGAGGTGAGTctaatggagaagaagaagaacctccTTTCGTGTTCTTTCTTCTCTTACTGATTTTGATCCAGATCTGAATCATGCATATGTAATTTgtaaaatccaaaaaattaataaatgattagataataaattaattattaattaaataaattagaaaatggaaTTTTATTGTTTAGCGGggtagaactaattaaaataagaattttgacactaatttcaaagaatttgactCAAAATTGGGCCGATACAAACTgggcccgtattgggcccaaAGCTCAAACCAATGAGGTTTTAATGAAGGGAAACAACCCTTCCTTCCCCATTTTCAACACAGAACACGCTGCATGCAATGGAGGAAGGGGGAAGAACAAATCCTTGTTCTTGAAATTTCAATCCAACGTAACTTTTGATCCAAAGCtttgattgacgagccgtcagcggCCACGCGTTCGTCTCAAAATTCTCTAGAAATTCCACTAATCAATTTGGTAAGAAATTCACTTTTTCTTACCCAAATACTTCCTCTTCAGTTTTGAATTTAAGGGAATTTTGGTATTaaggattttgtgattttggtatCTTAGGACCAAATTAACTTGTGGATTTTGTTGGGTTTGACTCACTTGAGTTATGGGCAATGTAAGAATCCTAACCCTCTTGTGAAATTGTGAGATTTTGAGTTTAGGGATTAACTATAGTGATATATGTGGTTTAGATGGAATTTTGTTGGTGAAAAATCAAATTGGAGGTCAAACTTGTGAAATTGAAGCTTTGGATCAATTTTTGGAAGATAGGATTCATTGGTGAGGGGCGGTGGTTGATAGCTTGTGTTGCAAGGAATGCTTGAGGTGTTCCGAGTTTATCGgaaaatcgaccaaggtatggttttgatttttcgtatataatatgtaatgtgtcgtgaaaatttaggctagttaacccataggataagttgaattgattgttggttattgaataaAATTGTCTATTGGGTTATGTTGAGGATAATTGTTAAATTGGTGTTATGGAATTGGTTAAGTGGATTATGAGGTGTTGAATGTTGAGTTGTCTGTGAGAATATGTTGTTTGTGATAATTGATGAGGATAttaaataatgataatgataataggATGACTTGTGAATTGTGTTGCATTGGTTTATGATATGTATATGAATGAATGATTTATAATGAAATTATTTTAAGCTTTGACCTGGCAAGGTTCATGGTAGTTTACCGCTTGCCTAGTGTCGAGATGtgtgtggggttcgtggtggtttaccACCCACATATTTTTAAATGAAATGCTTTGTGGgattcgtggtggtgtaccgcccatGTGTGTGTGTTGTTTTTCAAATGAAGATCTTGtgaggttcgtggtggtgtaccgctcgcaatggtggggttcgtggtggtgtaccgcctaTCAGTTTTCAAGAGGATGATATTTGGGTTAGCTACCGAGTGTGTCGGGTTCTGgaaaagtaaccgacacgtgagctcacggtcagtaggacaggcatgcatcatgttacatttgtttgctttgtttgggtgtgcatacttgttttggtttgcctatctgaTCAATTTTGTATAACTGGTAACTgtgatacttgctgtaactgttcttTAAATATGTTTGCCTTGTATTTGCCTGTGCTTGTGATTGTCTTTCTATTTTGAGTACTTTGGTGGTGGactgataataatgatgatttaTTTTGAACCGGGCCGAAGGAtgggttgagtttatttgggccgGAGGCTGGGCTGGTTTGATTTGGGCCATAAGCCGTGACTGGTTGGATCAATGGTAAGGATTGGTTAATAATGATTTATGAGTAAGTGGTAAAATGTATAAAATGTTATGTTAGGTTAATGTGAAAGCAAGGGATAGAGATATATTGTTATTTGGGTACCTTAGAgagttttaccaaatttatggttcagtttactcctttaagttttataatttgagtgtcgaagttctaggattgcctttggcttttccgggaccttatttattatatatgtgggcaccttaaccatattgagaacccccggttctcatcccatacaatattgttatttttcagatataGGTTGAGAAGCACCACTCTATATTCTGGAGATTCTGATGAAGTGAAGAACTCTTGGGACTCAGGGgcgtattttgtt
The DNA window shown above is from Arachis ipaensis cultivar K30076 chromosome B08, Araip1.1, whole genome shotgun sequence and carries:
- the LOC110265330 gene encoding uncharacterized protein LOC110265330 yields the protein MLAVYFDTKTLTWRVKKLVENHNHDLVPQCLVHLIPNRRRLTEVQKVQANTMHDHGLPTSKIIGLMVGQADGYANVGFTKKDLDNHFQRTRRAKLIGGDSNATISYLLGKADVDPMAMARYSATDEGWMANLFWADEICSSNY